One region of Micromonospora ureilytica genomic DNA includes:
- a CDS encoding fumarylacetoacetate hydrolase family protein, whose protein sequence is MRFMRVGPVGRERPVLYVDGRHFDLSSLTADIDGEFLAGDGVRRAREATDLPEIDVTGQRVGAPIARPGVVLCVGQNYAAHAAESGATPPTDPIIFYKAPNTVVGPYDEVLIPRGSTKTDWEVELAVVIGRRARYLASPADALGHIAGYVLSNDVSERDFQLAVSGGQWSKGKSCETFQPLGPWLVTADEIGDPQALRLRSWVNGEPRQDSSTKDMIFDVAYLVWHLSQFTVLDPGDVINTGTPQGVALSGRFPYLTAGDVMEIEIDGLGRQRNPLRDA, encoded by the coding sequence GTGAGATTCATGCGCGTCGGGCCGGTGGGGCGGGAACGCCCCGTGCTGTACGTCGACGGTCGGCACTTCGACCTCTCGTCACTCACCGCCGACATCGACGGCGAGTTCCTCGCCGGCGACGGCGTCCGGCGGGCCCGCGAAGCCACCGACCTGCCCGAGATCGACGTCACCGGTCAGCGGGTCGGCGCACCGATCGCCCGGCCCGGGGTGGTGCTCTGCGTCGGGCAGAACTACGCGGCGCACGCCGCCGAGTCGGGTGCCACGCCGCCCACCGACCCGATCATCTTCTACAAGGCGCCCAACACCGTCGTCGGCCCGTACGACGAGGTCCTGATCCCGCGCGGATCGACGAAGACCGACTGGGAGGTCGAGTTGGCGGTGGTGATCGGCCGACGGGCCCGCTACCTCGCCTCGCCGGCCGACGCTCTCGGGCACATCGCCGGGTACGTGCTGTCCAACGACGTCTCCGAACGGGACTTCCAACTCGCCGTCTCCGGCGGCCAGTGGTCGAAGGGCAAGTCCTGCGAGACGTTCCAACCGCTCGGCCCGTGGCTGGTCACCGCCGACGAGATCGGCGACCCGCAGGCGCTGCGGCTGCGCTCCTGGGTCAACGGCGAGCCCCGCCAGGACTCCAGCACCAAAGACATGATCTTCGACGTGGCGTACCTTGTCTGGCACCTGTCCCAGTTCACCGTCCTGGACCCGGGCGACGTCATCAACACCGGCACCCCGCAGGGAGTGGCGCTCTCCGGCCGATTCCCGTACCTCACCGCGGGCGACGTGATGGAGATCGAGATCGACGGCCTCGGCCGGCAGCGCAACCCGCTCCGGGACGCCTGA
- a CDS encoding SDR family NAD(P)-dependent oxidoreductase — protein MTGGGSGIGLACVRAFTAAGARVGVLDLELAGLPEHPGVLGVRADVADRSSLSAAVASVAEAFGGIDILVNNAGISAVGTVEEDDDERWSRVLDVNVSGVARTSAVALPYLRRSSSAAIVNISSIAATVGLPRRALYSASKGAVHALTLAMAADLVTEGVRVNCVAPGTVDTPWVTRLLAGAADPTAEKRQLASRQPTGRLVTADEVAAAVVYLASPATRSVTGSSLPVDGGMSGLRLPARVPPAADPGEPGA, from the coding sequence GTGACCGGAGGCGGATCGGGGATCGGTCTCGCCTGCGTGCGGGCGTTCACCGCTGCCGGCGCCCGAGTGGGTGTCCTGGATCTGGAGCTGGCCGGTCTGCCGGAGCATCCCGGCGTACTCGGCGTCCGGGCGGACGTGGCCGACAGGTCCTCCCTCAGCGCGGCCGTCGCCTCGGTCGCGGAGGCGTTCGGCGGCATCGACATCCTGGTGAACAACGCAGGTATCTCGGCCGTGGGCACTGTGGAGGAGGACGACGACGAGCGGTGGAGCAGGGTGCTCGACGTCAACGTCTCCGGTGTGGCCCGAACCAGCGCCGTCGCCCTGCCGTACCTGCGCCGGTCGTCGTCCGCGGCGATCGTCAACATCTCCTCGATCGCGGCGACCGTCGGCCTGCCCCGACGCGCCCTGTACTCGGCGTCGAAGGGCGCCGTGCACGCCCTCACCCTCGCCATGGCCGCCGACCTGGTGACGGAGGGCGTCCGGGTCAACTGTGTCGCCCCCGGCACCGTCGACACGCCCTGGGTGACCCGCCTGCTCGCCGGCGCGGCCGACCCGACGGCGGAGAAGCGGCAGTTGGCGTCCCGGCAGCCGACCGGCCGCCTGGTGACCGCCGACGAGGTGGCCGCCGCCGTCGTCTACCTCGCGTCGCCCGCGACCAGGTCGGTGACCGGTTCGTCGCTGCCGGTGGACGGCGGCATGTCCGGCCTGCGCCTACCCGCCCGGGTCCCGCCCGCGGCCGATCCTGGCGAACCGGGCGCGTGA
- a CDS encoding carbohydrate-binding domain-containing protein, whose protein sequence is MATAAALMVAVAGGTLTGGTASAAEPSQFTVVDGAIRTATGTPVPSSGTHASLWGNSSYATTSISGSGRVLIGAIGDNCQGWPTVRVTVDGVAVGQTTIVSATSYGTYPVGAAVGGGQHTVRIQLINDFRAAPCDRNVHIAYARMETASATDTKFSFAVLPDTQQEVLNGSDTRFRNRTNWLVQNRSALDLRYVTHSGDVVNWDTPDHSQYVIARDAMSPIETAGLPYSLAIGNHDTQATGEGGSARDPARTRELVRDTTVFNRYFTAGQYGAVKGQFETGKVDNSYSTFEAGGVQWMVLTLELWPRVAAVNWARSVVAANPRHNVIVVTHDYIDGSGNIEQSASYGATSPQYLFDNLIKQYANIRFVFSGHTGIAANRVDTGVNGNKIYTFLQTFHSNTTNPVRLVEVDTAANSLRTWIYAPYNNQSFTEYDRSFTGLGVVR, encoded by the coding sequence GTGGCGACGGCCGCGGCGCTGATGGTCGCCGTGGCTGGCGGAACACTCACCGGGGGTACGGCGAGCGCTGCCGAGCCCTCCCAGTTCACAGTCGTGGACGGGGCGATCCGTACGGCGACCGGCACCCCAGTGCCGTCCTCCGGCACACACGCCTCGCTCTGGGGCAACTCCAGCTACGCCACCACCAGCATCAGCGGCTCCGGGCGTGTGCTGATCGGAGCCATCGGGGACAACTGCCAGGGCTGGCCGACCGTCCGGGTGACGGTCGACGGTGTCGCCGTCGGCCAGACCACCATCGTCAGCGCGACCAGCTACGGCACGTACCCGGTCGGCGCGGCGGTCGGCGGCGGGCAGCACACCGTGCGAATCCAGCTCATCAACGACTTCCGGGCCGCCCCCTGCGACCGCAACGTCCACATCGCGTACGCGCGGATGGAAACCGCGAGCGCCACCGACACGAAGTTCAGCTTCGCCGTCCTGCCGGATACCCAGCAGGAGGTGCTCAACGGCTCGGACACCCGGTTCCGCAACCGCACCAACTGGCTGGTGCAGAACCGTTCCGCGCTGGACCTGCGCTACGTGACGCACTCGGGTGACGTGGTCAACTGGGACACCCCCGACCACTCCCAGTACGTCATCGCCCGCGACGCGATGAGTCCGATCGAGACCGCTGGCCTCCCGTACTCGCTGGCGATCGGCAACCATGACACCCAGGCGACCGGCGAGGGTGGTTCCGCCCGGGACCCCGCCCGCACCCGCGAACTCGTCCGCGACACCACCGTCTTCAACCGGTACTTCACCGCCGGCCAGTACGGCGCGGTGAAGGGCCAGTTCGAGACCGGCAAGGTGGACAACTCGTACTCCACCTTCGAGGCCGGCGGGGTCCAGTGGATGGTGCTCACACTGGAACTCTGGCCCCGGGTCGCGGCCGTGAACTGGGCCAGGAGCGTCGTCGCCGCCAACCCCCGGCACAACGTCATCGTCGTCACCCACGACTACATCGACGGCAGCGGCAACATCGAGCAGAGCGCCTCGTACGGCGCGACCAGCCCGCAGTACCTCTTCGACAACCTGATCAAGCAGTACGCCAACATCCGGTTCGTCTTCTCCGGTCACACGGGCATCGCCGCCAACCGGGTCGACACCGGAGTCAACGGAAACAAGATCTACACGTTCCTCCAGACGTTCCACTCCAACACCACCAACCCGGTACGCCTGGTCGAGGTCGACACCGCCGCCAACTCGCTGCGGACCTGGATCTACGCCCCGTACAACAACCAGTCGTTCACCGAGTACGACAGGTCCTTCACAGGGCTCGGGGTGGTCCGCTGA
- a CDS encoding RNA polymerase subunit sigma-70, whose protein sequence is MMSADTRLEELGVSGLGEVDEPAFSGLAQRHRRELHVHCYRMLGSFEDAEDTVQETFLRAWRRRETFEGRSTFRAWLYRIATNACLDLLAKRRPEPATGGEVLWLQPYPDRLLDELPAGDADEPETLAVARETIELAYLVAVQHLAPRPRAVLILRDVLGWPAKDVAELLGDSVNSVNSALQRARAGMREHLPAERQDWTGGEEDAGTRELVRRFTDASVATDVDALAGMLRDDVRYSMPPTPGLYVGRDAVVNNWVEDGFDGMTGLRAVPTSVNRQPAVAFYHWRKQESAYLPLTIDVLRITGGAITEVFIFHDDQFPRLGLPERLPADGTE, encoded by the coding sequence GTGATGAGTGCGGACACGCGGCTGGAGGAGCTGGGCGTGAGCGGTCTGGGCGAGGTCGACGAGCCGGCGTTCTCGGGGTTGGCGCAGCGGCACCGACGGGAGCTGCACGTGCACTGCTACCGGATGCTCGGGTCGTTCGAGGACGCCGAGGACACCGTGCAGGAGACGTTCCTGCGGGCCTGGCGGCGGCGGGAGACGTTCGAGGGGCGGTCGACGTTCCGGGCCTGGCTGTACCGGATCGCCACCAACGCCTGCCTGGACCTGCTCGCCAAGCGCCGCCCGGAGCCGGCGACCGGCGGCGAGGTGCTGTGGTTGCAGCCCTACCCGGACCGGCTGCTCGACGAACTGCCCGCTGGCGACGCGGACGAGCCGGAGACCCTGGCCGTCGCGCGGGAGACGATCGAGCTGGCGTACCTGGTCGCGGTACAGCACCTCGCGCCACGCCCTCGGGCCGTGCTGATCCTGCGGGACGTGCTCGGCTGGCCGGCGAAGGACGTCGCGGAGCTGCTCGGAGACTCGGTCAACTCGGTCAACAGCGCGCTGCAGCGGGCTCGTGCCGGCATGCGGGAGCACCTGCCCGCCGAGCGGCAGGACTGGACCGGCGGTGAAGAGGACGCCGGGACGCGCGAGCTGGTACGCCGCTTCACCGACGCCAGCGTGGCCACGGACGTCGACGCGCTCGCTGGCATGCTGCGCGACGACGTCCGTTACTCGATGCCGCCCACGCCGGGCCTGTACGTCGGCCGCGACGCGGTGGTGAACAACTGGGTCGAGGATGGATTCGACGGCATGACGGGCCTGCGCGCGGTCCCCACCTCGGTGAACCGCCAGCCCGCCGTCGCCTTCTACCACTGGCGGAAGCAGGAGAGCGCGTACCTGCCGCTGACGATCGACGTTCTGCGCATCACCGGCGGCGCGATCACCGAGGTCTTCATCTTCCACGACGACCAGTTCCCGCGGCTCGGGCTGCCGGAGCGCCTGCCGGCGGACGGCACGGAGTAG
- a CDS encoding DUF6069 family protein produces the protein MWTLTLRGGARATVVTAEWYDAFGVVTSGRVQLELRDGEPGPVLGRDAGFWLRGTGVRALRNPGRRTARVRVVTPRAVTRQSTHPVRQPRDEGDDMNSTKDTEIVTGPASGRPGHTHRFRGLAGTGLIATLAAMVTTTLAAALARAVGVDFEIPAGGETIPLSGFAVVTGFFSVVGVVIAVALLRWSARPAARFVWTAVVLTALSLVPPLISGANAATSTALVGLHLVAAAVMIPVLARSLRTRTD, from the coding sequence ATGTGGACGCTCACGCTGCGCGGTGGCGCGCGTGCCACGGTGGTCACTGCGGAGTGGTACGACGCCTTCGGTGTGGTCACCAGTGGCCGGGTGCAGCTGGAGTTGCGCGACGGCGAGCCCGGGCCGGTCCTCGGACGCGATGCCGGGTTCTGGCTGCGCGGCACCGGCGTCCGCGCGCTGCGCAACCCCGGCCGTCGCACCGCGAGGGTGCGTGTCGTCACGCCCCGGGCCGTCACACGCCAGTCAACACATCCGGTACGCCAGCCTCGAGATGAGGGAGACGACATGAACAGCACGAAGGACACCGAGATCGTCACCGGCCCGGCATCGGGCCGACCCGGCCACACCCACCGATTCCGTGGGCTCGCCGGCACCGGCTTGATCGCCACGCTCGCGGCGATGGTGACCACCACCCTCGCCGCCGCGCTGGCCCGGGCCGTTGGTGTCGACTTCGAGATCCCCGCTGGTGGCGAGACGATTCCGTTGTCGGGGTTCGCCGTGGTGACCGGCTTCTTCTCGGTCGTGGGCGTCGTCATCGCCGTGGCTCTGCTCCGGTGGAGCGCTCGGCCGGCCGCCCGGTTCGTGTGGACCGCGGTGGTGCTGACCGCGCTCTCGCTGGTTCCGCCCCTCATCTCCGGGGCGAACGCGGCCACCAGCACCGCCCTCGTCGGGCTGCACCTCGTCGCCGCGGCGGTGATGATCCCCGTCCTGGCACGGAGCCTGCGTACGAGGACCGACTGA